The Streptomyces sp. HUAS CB01 genome has a segment encoding these proteins:
- a CDS encoding RICIN domain-containing protein, which yields MRKAASTFVLTAVAVGTLPAFTATAQAAPQAKDSYAHTRLERVWAPKTCLSMGGNKKKNARLIVAKCAKSDKTQRWTLKRLSKNSSVFTIKNDKSGKCLAVGARSRIVQTTCRASAKNHRWALGGSKIYSRSAGKVIASNSTKAGSHPYLEKSGESGKARGRQKWGLS from the coding sequence ATGCGTAAGGCAGCCTCGACGTTCGTGCTGACCGCGGTGGCCGTGGGGACTCTGCCGGCGTTCACCGCCACGGCCCAGGCCGCGCCGCAGGCGAAGGACTCGTATGCCCACACCCGCCTGGAGCGGGTGTGGGCTCCCAAGACGTGCCTTTCGATGGGCGGCAACAAGAAGAAAAACGCCCGGCTGATCGTGGCGAAGTGCGCGAAGAGCGACAAGACCCAGCGGTGGACGCTGAAGCGCCTGAGCAAGAACTCGTCCGTGTTCACCATCAAGAACGACAAGTCCGGCAAGTGCCTGGCGGTGGGCGCCAGGAGCCGCATCGTGCAGACCACCTGCCGCGCCTCGGCGAAGAACCACCGGTGGGCGCTGGGCGGTTCGAAGATCTACAGCCGGTCCGCGGGCAAGGTGATCGCCTCGAACTCCACCAAGGCCGGCTCGCACCCGTACCTGGAGAAGAGCGGCGAGTCCGGCAAGGCTCGCGGACGCCAGAAGTGGGGCCTGTCCTGA
- a CDS encoding trypsin-like serine peptidase, giving the protein MFRNRPMPWSGVVVLIAAATAACAAPSHSATPRTPAEPRPRAAGPSPQTSAVPSAGLSWVGVLLDDEDHWCTASVVDSPRGNVVATAAHCVFEYGTYAGDFSFAPGFRGGGRGTSPQGTWKVAAIQVDDRWRKDGDEAYDYAFLTLEPDARGRQVQDVVGAARPEWASGPGRRVTVVGYPNADHNPAGRPIACTTDARHDADQPPEMLRIECAGFWDGTSGSPWLADYVGPSRPGRVIGVLSGGDTDTESTAVLFGARARPLFAKAAGARVGTTPGG; this is encoded by the coding sequence ATGTTCCGGAACAGGCCCATGCCGTGGTCAGGGGTCGTGGTGCTGATCGCCGCGGCCACGGCCGCGTGCGCCGCGCCGTCGCACTCCGCGACACCGCGTACGCCCGCCGAGCCGCGGCCGCGGGCCGCGGGGCCGTCGCCCCAGACGTCGGCCGTCCCGTCCGCGGGGCTGAGCTGGGTGGGCGTACTGCTCGACGACGAGGACCACTGGTGCACGGCGAGCGTCGTGGACAGCCCGCGCGGCAATGTCGTCGCGACCGCCGCGCACTGCGTGTTCGAGTACGGGACGTATGCCGGCGACTTCTCGTTCGCCCCCGGCTTCCGGGGCGGCGGCAGGGGAACGTCGCCGCAGGGCACGTGGAAGGTCGCCGCGATCCAGGTCGACGACCGCTGGCGCAAGGACGGCGACGAGGCCTACGACTACGCCTTTCTGACGCTGGAGCCGGACGCGCGCGGCCGGCAGGTGCAGGACGTGGTGGGCGCGGCCCGGCCCGAGTGGGCGTCGGGGCCGGGGCGCCGGGTCACCGTCGTCGGCTACCCGAACGCCGACCACAACCCGGCGGGCCGTCCCATCGCCTGCACCACCGACGCCCGACACGACGCCGACCAGCCCCCGGAGATGCTCCGGATCGAGTGCGCCGGCTTCTGGGACGGCACGAGCGGAAGCCCCTGGCTCGCGGACTACGTGGGTCCCTCCCGGCCCGGGCGGGTGATCGGTGTGCTGAGCGGGGGCGACACGGACACGGAGTCGACGGCGGTGCTGTTCGGCGCACGGGCCCGGCCCCTCTTCGCCAAGGCGGCGGGCGCCCGGGTGGGCACGACCCCTGGCGGCTGA